In the Arachis hypogaea cultivar Tifrunner chromosome 20, arahy.Tifrunner.gnm2.J5K5, whole genome shotgun sequence genome, GCTTATTTccttgtctttcctttcctctgcTTTGCTTAATATGTTGTATCCTGTGATTTCTATTTTCCAGGATGTCTGACAGAGGCAAGGGAAAAGCAAAGGTTACCTCCAGGAAGAGGAAGAAGTCTCAGTCTTCCACTGATTCTGCGACCTCCAGTTATGCTAAAATATCCCTCTCTGACAAGGATAAGGAGGATCAGCTCCTACCTTCTACCAACGTAGAGAAATTTCCCAATCTGTACTGTGAGTTCCGCTTTCCGACTTTCCTAAAGCGGAAGCTCAACCAGGAGAAGAAGCTAGATATCCCTTCAGATTTGAGACAGTCCATTGAGCTTCGAATTGAGGGGTTGGGCCTGTCCTTCGTGGATAGGGAGCTAGCTAAGGTGAACGAGTCATGGGTGCGTGAATTTTATTGCAACTTCTACACACCGACCCTTAACTCGATTCACCTGAGAGGCGGGCAGATCCTGGTTACAGAAGCTGACATTGAGGATGCACTCCACTGTCAGCCCAAGGCCAGTGATACAGATGCTTTTATGCAGACTGAGGTGGAGATGCACTGTCTGACCTATGACTATGATGCACTGAGGAGTATAGTTGCCGAACCGGACTCTCCTTGGGAGCTGGATGCTAATAAAACGAAACCCAAGGGGATGATGTTTGAATATCTGACTCGGGAGGCGAGGGTATGGCAGCAGATTCTTGCCCATTATGTTATGCCTACCACGCACTTCACGGAGATTTCGGTGGACATGCTCGTTCTGCTCAGGTGcattatggaggggaaggagttGTACTTTCCCTGCCTGATTAGAAAGTACATGTGGCGAGCACATGTCAAAGGCACACTCCCATTTCCTGCTTTGATCATCGAGATGGCTCAGCGGGCTAGCGTACCTTGGTTGCCAGATGATGAGTTGCCACCCCCGATCCACGGGAAGGAGAGACTTCTCCCGTGGGGGACCTGGGTGTACGATAGACTAGCCCTGCGTAGATCCAGAGCCCGCTCAGCAGCAGCAGCATCTGGGCCACCATCTTCTTCAGCAACAGCATCTGGGCCATCATCTTCTTCAGCTGCAGCTGGACCCACTGCACCATCCACAGCTGCCAGTCagccaccactaccaccatcatCAGCACCTCAGCCGACCTACAGACTAGTTCAGCATCTTATCGAGCGCATGGATCGGAGCGAACGTCGCAACGAGCGATGCTTTCGGCGCGTGATTCAGATGTTGGCATCGCTGGGAGCCGTCATACCCCCTGATTCCGACACTTCCGATCATTCCGAGGAGGAGGCGGATCATGGGGAGGAGGCTAGGCAGGCAGAGGCACCTCCAGAGATTCAGGCTTCTACACA is a window encoding:
- the LOC140183312 gene encoding uncharacterized protein, which translates into the protein MFLRKLLLHGRKKLYLTQIHSFTPLKESLTMSDRGKGKAKVTSRKRKKSQSSTDSATSSYAKISLSDKDKEDQLLPSTNVEKFPNLYCEFRFPTFLKRKLNQEKKLDIPSDLRQSIELRIEGLGLSFVDRELAKVNESWVREFYCNFYTPTLNSIHLRGGQILVTEADIEDALHCQPKASDTDAFMQTEVEMHCLTYDYDALRSIVAEPDSPWELDANKTKPKGMMFEYLTREARVWQQILAHYVMPTTHFTEISVDMLVLLRCIMEGKELYFPCLIRKYMWRAHVKGTLPFPALIIEMAQRASVPWLPDDELPPPIHGKERLLPWGTWVYDRLALRRSRARSAAAASGPPSSSATASGPSSSSAAAGPTAPSTAASQPPLPPSSAPQPTYRLVQHLIERMDRSERRNERCFRRVIQMLASLGAVIPPDSDTSDHSEEEADHGEEARQAEAPPEIQASTQPQPDSLVASGTMLHSKCGEVDVVGGNVILGDNFRLQLSCFILSYFSIRTLYYYIYQPSWILCFTLCILHLWFVSIF